Proteins encoded by one window of Chryseobacterium aquaeductus:
- a CDS encoding prephenate dehydrogenase has product MFKIKQMKLSIIGVGLIGGSIALKLKEKKIVDFVCGIDNSQDNLNEALALNIIDEKADLEDGIKNSDVIIIAIPVDATRKILPKVLDLMSDSQTVMDVGSTKAGIVESVKNHARRSRFVAFHPMWGTENNGPKSAIAESFSGKAGVICNREESAQDAIKMVETIVESLDMHTIFMNAEAHDLHTAYISHISHITSYALANTVLEKEKEEDTIFQLASSGFSSTVRLAKSHPEMWVPIFKQNKENVLDVLNEHISQLKKFKSALEKENFEYLGELIENANKIRGILDK; this is encoded by the coding sequence ATTTTTAAAATTAAACAAATGAAATTGAGCATTATTGGTGTCGGATTGATTGGAGGTTCGATCGCATTAAAATTAAAAGAAAAGAAAATAGTTGATTTCGTCTGCGGAATTGATAACAGTCAGGATAATTTGAATGAAGCTTTAGCTTTAAATATTATTGATGAAAAAGCTGATCTGGAAGATGGAATTAAAAATTCTGACGTTATAATCATCGCCATTCCCGTTGATGCAACAAGAAAGATATTACCAAAAGTTTTGGATTTGATGTCAGATTCACAAACCGTGATGGATGTTGGTTCTACCAAAGCCGGGATTGTAGAATCTGTAAAAAATCATGCGAGAAGATCAAGATTTGTGGCTTTTCACCCAATGTGGGGAACTGAAAACAACGGTCCGAAATCTGCTATTGCCGAAAGTTTTTCCGGTAAAGCCGGCGTTATTTGCAATCGTGAAGAATCTGCACAAGATGCAATAAAAATGGTCGAAACTATCGTTGAAAGTTTAGATATGCACACCATATTTATGAATGCCGAAGCGCACGATCTTCATACTGCTTACATTTCTCATATTTCTCACATCACTTCTTATGCTCTTGCCAATACGGTTTTGGAGAAAGAAAAAGAAGAAGATACCATTTTTCAGCTGGCTAGTTCAGGATTTTCCAGCACAGTTCGTCTGGCAAAATCTCATCCTGAAATGTGGGTTCCTATTTTTAAGCAAAATAAAGAAAACGTTTTGGATGTTTTAAATGAACATATTTCTCAACTCAAAAAATTCAAATCTGCTTTAGAGAAAGAAAATTTTGAATATTTGGGTGAATTGATTGAAAACGCCAATAAAATTCGTGGAATCTTAGATAAATAA
- a CDS encoding alanine dehydrogenase, translating to MSTTNIFTPFSEQELMPQEEKLEVIKKGKQFSIGIPKETCLNERRTCITPDAVQVLVQHGHEIIVESGAGQGSFFTDLQYSESGAIITKDTKEAFGQDLILKINPPTEEEIDYFKPNTYLVSALQINLRDKDYFLKLAERKINAIAFEFIVDEYKQLALVRLIGEIAGTVSILYASELLALSNGLMLGGITGVRPTEVVVLGAGIVGEFATKAAIGLGASVKVFDNSLSKLRRLHTLVDSRVPTSIIDPKELSKSLRRADVVIGALPRLNMQPIVTEEMVCKMKKGSVIIDIAIDNGKVIETSELTTMDDPYIVKHGVIHCGLPNLTSKMPRTTTKAISNFFLSYILNYDVEGGFENMLIRKNEMKQSLYMYKGRHTKKVICDRFGLTYHDINLLIF from the coding sequence ATGAGTACCACAAATATTTTTACTCCTTTTTCGGAGCAGGAACTAATGCCACAGGAGGAAAAGTTGGAAGTTATAAAAAAAGGCAAGCAATTTAGCATAGGAATCCCTAAAGAAACCTGCCTCAATGAAAGACGTACTTGTATAACGCCCGACGCAGTGCAGGTTTTGGTACAGCATGGTCATGAGATCATCGTAGAATCCGGTGCAGGACAAGGATCTTTTTTTACAGATCTTCAGTACTCAGAATCCGGAGCAATCATTACCAAAGATACTAAAGAAGCATTCGGTCAGGATTTAATCTTAAAGATCAATCCACCTACGGAAGAAGAAATTGATTATTTCAAACCGAATACTTATCTCGTTTCTGCTTTACAGATCAATCTTAGAGATAAAGATTATTTCTTAAAATTAGCGGAAAGAAAAATCAACGCGATTGCTTTCGAATTTATCGTTGACGAATACAAACAGTTAGCACTGGTAAGATTAATCGGAGAAATTGCAGGAACGGTTTCGATTTTATATGCTTCAGAATTATTAGCTCTGTCAAACGGATTAATGTTGGGTGGAATTACCGGAGTAAGACCCACAGAAGTTGTCGTTTTAGGTGCAGGAATCGTTGGCGAATTTGCCACGAAAGCCGCTATCGGTTTGGGAGCAAGCGTCAAAGTTTTTGACAATTCATTATCAAAACTGAGAAGACTTCATACTTTGGTAGACAGCAGAGTTCCCACTTCAATTATTGATCCAAAAGAATTGAGCAAAAGCCTGAGACGTGCAGATGTTGTTATCGGAGCTCTTCCAAGATTGAATATGCAGCCAATCGTCACTGAAGAAATGGTTTGCAAAATGAAAAAAGGCAGCGTAATCATCGATATTGCCATCGATAACGGTAAAGTAATCGAAACGTCAGAGCTTACAACAATGGATGATCCATATATTGTAAAACACGGAGTAATTCATTGCGGACTACCGAATCTTACCTCAAAAATGCCGAGAACAACCACTAAAGCAATCTCAAATTTTTTCCTTTCTTATATTCTGAATTATGATGTAGAAGGTGGTTTTGAAAATATGCTGATCCGCAAAAACGAAATGAAACAGAGTTTGTATATGTACAAAGGCAGACATACCAAAAAGGTGATTTGCGATCGTTTTGGGCTTACTTATCATGACATCAACCTTTTAATTTTCTAA
- a CDS encoding YIP1 family protein, with the protein MTWKTIFNPFSKFSELQLLILGIIFMVVNFLVCYHFGLQMDSIFHFGYINPDHSILQIIWVTLRSYLIGLIVLFILGKIYNRKTRFIDIINTVLISQIPGLVIVIIGEIPFVENALEYTVTNTKNLNNTTPVDLTILCFYIFINLLVAAYGMTLLYNGFKTATNIKNWKQIVLFAFVVIVTVTASQFLI; encoded by the coding sequence ATGACGTGGAAAACTATTTTTAATCCTTTTTCTAAATTCTCAGAACTTCAGTTACTGATTTTAGGAATCATTTTTATGGTTGTCAATTTTTTGGTTTGCTATCATTTTGGGCTTCAGATGGATAGTATATTTCATTTCGGATACATCAATCCCGATCATTCTATTCTTCAGATAATTTGGGTAACCTTAAGAAGCTATCTGATCGGACTTATTGTTCTTTTTATTCTTGGAAAAATTTACAACCGCAAAACCAGATTTATCGATATTATCAATACCGTTTTGATTTCTCAAATCCCAGGTTTAGTCATCGTGATTATTGGTGAAATTCCATTTGTCGAAAACGCTCTGGAATATACCGTTACCAATACAAAAAATCTTAACAACACTACGCCGGTAGATCTTACTATCTTATGTTTTTACATCTTTATTAATTTACTTGTCGCTGCATACGGAATGACTCTTTTGTACAATGGTTTCAAAACCGCTACCAATATCAAAAACTGGAAACAGATTGTTTTATTTGCTTTTGTAGTTATCGTTACCGTCACCGCTTCACAATTTTTAATCTAA
- a CDS encoding DUF2089 family protein — protein MKLPIICPSCDHTLQVSQMKCPECKTEVNGNYELPVLLKLARDEQDFILNFFLSSGSIKEMAKQAELSYPTMRNKMDDLIKKIAQLKTQI, from the coding sequence ATGAAGCTACCCATTATTTGTCCAAGTTGTGACCACACGCTTCAGGTAAGCCAAATGAAATGTCCGGAATGCAAAACGGAAGTCAATGGAAATTATGAGCTTCCTGTGCTCTTGAAACTGGCGAGAGACGAACAAGATTTTATCCTCAATTTTTTCCTTTCCAGCGGAAGCATCAAAGAAATGGCAAAACAGGCTGAACTCTCCTACCCGACTATGAGAAATAAAATGGACGATCTGATTAAAAAAATTGCTCAACTGAAAACCCAAATTTAA
- the tsaE gene encoding tRNA (adenosine(37)-N6)-threonylcarbamoyltransferase complex ATPase subunit type 1 TsaE produces the protein MQFNIKQLEDWQNVVEEILPHLQNPILLLKGNLGAGKTTFTQFLLKNLGSEDEVNSPTYSIVNEYNTPKGKIYHFDLYRLKNIDEVYDIGIEEYLDNAFLCIIEWPEVYEEELYGLKYHTMSIHNNGESREISFE, from the coding sequence ATGCAATTTAATATAAAACAGCTAGAAGACTGGCAAAACGTTGTAGAAGAAATTCTTCCACATCTACAAAATCCTATTCTATTATTAAAAGGAAATTTAGGAGCCGGAAAAACCACATTTACTCAGTTTTTGCTTAAAAATTTAGGTAGCGAAGATGAAGTCAATTCTCCTACTTATTCAATTGTAAATGAATATAATACACCCAAAGGAAAAATATATCATTTTGACCTTTATCGTCTGAAAAACATCGATGAAGTGTACGATATTGGTATTGAAGAATATCTCGACAATGCTTTTCTGTGCATTATTGAATGGCCTGAAGTTTACGAAGAAGAATTGTATGGACTAAAATATCATACAATGAGCATTCATAATAATGGTGAAAGCCGAGAAATCAGTTTCGAGTAA
- a CDS encoding histidine kinase, protein MDGNYYMIHDYLIFIGVFAIFLLITLCIYFFSKNQRLNNKNTELSETNKLIEQKLNEVQLEHIGTKLNPHLFKNILNSVQSHAYQTYMSLDKLANVLDYILYESNNKFVSPKEELNFALSLIEINKIKVNPLFDFRIKSKIDKSDAVYEEKIFAPLISVDLIENAFKHTDFLAQDSFIAIHLELENRIFTMRVINKASLKNVLEKEHSGFGSQSLDQRLKMIYNNFYTLQKSSKNGIFTAELKINLGEFYDKVRYTR, encoded by the coding sequence ATGGACGGCAATTACTATATGATTCATGATTATCTGATCTTCATAGGAGTTTTTGCTATTTTTCTTCTGATTACTTTGTGCATCTATTTTTTCAGTAAAAACCAGAGACTGAATAATAAAAATACGGAACTTTCTGAAACAAATAAGTTAATAGAGCAGAAATTAAATGAAGTGCAGCTGGAGCATATCGGCACCAAATTGAATCCTCATCTTTTCAAAAACATTCTTAACTCTGTGCAATCTCATGCCTACCAAACGTATATGTCGCTGGATAAACTAGCGAATGTTCTGGATTATATTTTGTACGAAAGCAACAATAAATTTGTAAGTCCTAAAGAAGAATTAAACTTTGCGCTGAGCTTGATTGAAATTAATAAAATTAAGGTCAATCCGCTTTTTGATTTCAGAATTAAATCTAAAATAGACAAGTCAGATGCAGTTTACGAAGAAAAAATTTTTGCTCCGTTAATTTCTGTAGATTTGATTGAAAATGCTTTCAAACACACAGATTTTCTCGCTCAGGATTCATTTATTGCCATTCATCTCGAGTTGGAAAACAGAATTTTCACCATGAGAGTAATCAACAAAGCTTCCCTGAAGAACGTTTTGGAAAAAGAACACAGCGGTTTCGGAAGTCAATCTCTGGATCAACGTTTGAAGATGATTTACAATAATTTTTATACCCTTCAGAAAAGTTCGAAAAACGGTATCTTCACAGCAGAATTAAAAATAAATTTAGGTGAATTCTACGATAAAGTGCGTTATACTAGATGA
- a CDS encoding LytR/AlgR family response regulator transcription factor has protein sequence MNSTIKCVILDDELLAISYLKLLCEQIENVEVIKVFNDPKIFLSEINQLDCDVCILDIEMPGMSGLQVAEIISNSKKIIFTTAYKEYAAEAFDLNVVDYVRKPIKIERLNQAFDKVKEINAHSQKKDFIEWNSNIGKAVIFTNQIAYIKTSEIDSRDKEIILKDQSAIVLKNLNFKSLLEMLPSKYFAQVNKKEIIAFSSIKVFSTTEIITNIPLDNDNFLKLHIGETYKNALQEAFGKS, from the coding sequence GTGAATTCTACGATAAAGTGCGTTATACTAGATGACGAATTGCTGGCGATAAGCTATCTGAAACTTCTGTGCGAACAAATAGAAAACGTAGAAGTCATTAAAGTTTTTAATGATCCTAAAATTTTCCTGAGCGAAATCAATCAGCTAGATTGTGACGTATGTATTTTAGATATTGAGATGCCCGGAATGAGCGGACTACAGGTTGCAGAAATAATTTCTAATTCAAAAAAAATCATCTTTACCACTGCTTACAAAGAATACGCTGCGGAAGCTTTTGATCTTAACGTGGTAGATTATGTAAGAAAACCCATCAAAATAGAGAGATTAAATCAAGCTTTTGATAAGGTAAAAGAAATCAACGCCCATTCTCAAAAAAAAGATTTTATAGAATGGAACTCAAACATTGGTAAAGCTGTAATTTTCACAAATCAGATCGCTTACATCAAAACTTCGGAAATCGACAGTCGTGATAAAGAAATCATCCTTAAAGATCAATCTGCAATCGTTCTGAAAAACCTAAATTTCAAATCACTTCTTGAAATGTTGCCTTCAAAATATTTTGCACAGGTCAACAAAAAAGAGATCATTGCTTTTTCTTCTATTAAAGTTTTTTCAACAACAGAAATCATTACAAATATACCTTTAGACAATGATAATTTTCTAAAATTGCACATTGGTGAAACTTACAAAAATGCTTTACAGGAAGCGTTTGGCAAGTCGTAA
- the clpP gene encoding ATP-dependent Clp endopeptidase proteolytic subunit ClpP: MDIKKDFRDFSVKHLGNSGLVTDQYMGMYGPTNLTPYIMEERRMNVAQMDVFSRLMMDRIIFLGTGIDDHVANIVTAQLLFLESADPSKDIQIYINSPGGSVYAGLGIYDTMQIIKPDVATICTGIAASMGAVLLVAGEKGKRSALKHSRVMIHQPSGGAQGVASDMEINLREMLKLKKELYDIISEHSGQTYEWVEKASDRDYWMTSTEAKEYGMVDEVLQRSKEKK; the protein is encoded by the coding sequence ATGGACATTAAAAAAGACTTCAGAGATTTCTCTGTAAAACACTTAGGAAACAGCGGTTTGGTAACCGATCAGTATATGGGAATGTATGGTCCTACCAATCTTACACCTTATATCATGGAAGAAAGAAGAATGAACGTAGCTCAAATGGACGTTTTTTCTCGTTTGATGATGGATAGAATTATCTTTTTGGGTACAGGGATTGACGACCATGTTGCCAATATTGTAACGGCTCAACTTTTATTCTTAGAAAGTGCTGATCCTTCAAAAGATATTCAGATTTACATCAATTCTCCTGGTGGGAGCGTTTATGCTGGTCTAGGAATTTATGATACAATGCAAATTATAAAACCGGATGTTGCAACAATCTGTACTGGTATTGCCGCTTCTATGGGAGCTGTATTATTAGTGGCGGGTGAAAAAGGAAAACGTTCTGCTCTGAAACATTCAAGAGTGATGATTCACCAGCCTTCAGGTGGTGCGCAAGGTGTGGCTTCTGATATGGAAATCAACTTGAGAGAAATGTTGAAATTGAAAAAAGAATTGTATGACATCATTTCTGAGCATTCCGGACAAACTTACGAATGGGTAGAAAAAGCATCTGACAGAGATTACTGGATGACTTCTACCGAAGCAAAAGAATATGGAATGGTCGATGAAGTTTTACAAAGATCTAAGGAAAAGAAATAA
- a CDS encoding cation:proton antiporter encodes MNWGKYRTIIFYTATIAFFSCLMYFFIIEGQTLEIKENIIVKESSSSTWNNFIDSFQANLHHPLALLLSQIVTIILVARLLGWVCIKIKQPSVIGEMVAGIVLGPSLLGMYFPEFSAFLFPKESLGNLQFLSQIGLILFMYIVGMELDLSVLRKKAHDAVVISHASIIIPFALGIGLSYFIYQEFAPEGVQFTSFALFIAIAMSITAFPVLARIVQERNLQKTKLGTIVITCAAADDITAWCILAAVIAIVKAGSFTSSIYVILMAIGYVFLMIKIVRPFLKRIGDLQAEKNTINKPMVAIFFLTLILSSYATEVIGIHALFGAFMAGAIMPENTKFRSLFIDKVEDVALVLLLPLFFVFTGLRTEIGLLNEGHLWVTAGAIILVAVVGKFAGSALTAKFLGINWKESLTIGALMNTRGLMELIVLNIGYDLGVLSPEIFAMMVIMALFTTFMTGPALDLINYLFRSKKDEENSEDPNDSKYRVLLSFDNPESGSTLLKLANDLTHKMNGNKSITAMNIAPVDEMHTYEMDDYENDQFKNVIETSHELQVEVTTLFKASTDIESDLTNISNKGNYDLLLIMLGKSMYEGSLLGRLLGFTTKIINPEKLLNTVKGKSNIFNNSPFDDFTLQILDKTNIPVGVLVEKDFISAEKVFVPIFNLSDFYLLEYAKRLINNNNSQIIILDVAGQIRSNIEVKELIRSIEQVAPNHITLYNEKKIEKEFLKSQNLMLISSKSWRSLIDTKSLWLSDIPSTLIISNP; translated from the coding sequence ATGAATTGGGGGAAATATAGAACGATCATTTTTTACACGGCAACCATTGCATTTTTTTCATGTCTGATGTATTTTTTTATCATAGAAGGTCAGACTTTGGAAATCAAGGAAAATATAATTGTGAAGGAAAGCAGTAGTTCAACCTGGAACAATTTCATTGATTCATTTCAAGCCAATCTTCATCATCCGTTAGCACTTTTACTTTCTCAGATTGTCACTATTATTCTTGTTGCAAGACTATTAGGATGGGTTTGCATCAAGATAAAACAGCCGAGCGTAATTGGCGAGATGGTTGCAGGGATCGTTTTGGGGCCTTCACTTTTAGGAATGTATTTTCCCGAGTTTTCTGCATTTCTTTTTCCGAAAGAATCTTTAGGAAATCTTCAGTTTCTCAGCCAGATCGGATTAATTCTCTTCATGTACATCGTGGGAATGGAGCTTGACCTGAGTGTTCTCAGAAAAAAAGCACATGATGCGGTGGTAATCAGCCATGCAAGTATAATCATCCCGTTTGCTTTGGGAATTGGTTTATCCTATTTTATATATCAGGAATTTGCACCAGAGGGAGTGCAGTTTACTTCATTCGCATTATTTATAGCTATAGCGATGAGCATCACAGCATTTCCGGTATTGGCAAGAATTGTTCAGGAAAGAAATCTTCAGAAAACAAAATTAGGCACCATAGTAATCACTTGCGCAGCAGCCGATGATATTACAGCCTGGTGTATTTTGGCAGCGGTGATTGCCATTGTAAAAGCAGGTTCGTTTACCAGTTCAATCTACGTGATTCTGATGGCGATTGGATATGTTTTTTTAATGATCAAAATCGTAAGACCATTCCTAAAAAGAATCGGAGATCTTCAGGCAGAAAAAAACACCATCAACAAACCGATGGTTGCCATCTTTTTTCTGACATTGATTTTATCATCGTATGCAACTGAAGTAATAGGAATTCATGCACTATTCGGAGCTTTTATGGCTGGAGCAATTATGCCCGAAAATACGAAATTCAGAAGTTTATTTATAGATAAAGTGGAAGATGTGGCTTTGGTGCTTCTGCTTCCGCTTTTCTTTGTATTCACCGGACTTCGTACGGAAATTGGTTTGTTGAATGAAGGTCATCTGTGGGTAACTGCAGGTGCCATTATTTTAGTCGCTGTCGTCGGAAAGTTTGCCGGAAGTGCTTTAACTGCGAAATTTCTCGGCATCAATTGGAAAGAGAGTTTAACGATTGGCGCTTTGATGAATACCAGAGGTTTGATGGAGTTGATTGTCTTAAATATCGGCTATGATTTGGGTGTGTTAAGCCCTGAAATTTTTGCTATGATGGTGATTATGGCTTTATTTACCACTTTTATGACAGGTCCTGCATTAGATTTAATCAATTACCTATTCAGATCCAAAAAAGATGAAGAAAATTCAGAAGATCCTAATGATTCTAAATACCGGGTTTTACTTTCTTTCGATAATCCGGAATCCGGAAGCACACTTTTGAAACTTGCAAACGACCTCACGCATAAAATGAATGGCAACAAAAGTATAACCGCCATGAATATTGCTCCGGTTGACGAAATGCACACGTATGAAATGGACGATTATGAAAATGATCAGTTCAAAAATGTAATTGAAACTTCTCACGAGCTTCAGGTAGAAGTGACCACACTTTTTAAAGCTTCAACCGATATTGAAAGTGATCTTACCAACATTTCGAACAAAGGAAACTATGATCTCCTTCTCATCATGCTTGGAAAATCGATGTATGAAGGAAGTTTATTGGGAAGATTGCTTGGCTTCACAACCAAAATCATTAATCCGGAAAAGCTACTGAATACGGTGAAAGGGAAAAGTAATATTTTCAACAATTCTCCATTCGATGATTTTACATTGCAGATTTTAGATAAAACCAATATTCCCGTAGGTGTTTTGGTTGAAAAAGATTTTATCTCGGCAGAAAAAGTCTTCGTTCCGATTTTTAATCTAAGCGATTTTTATTTGCTTGAATATGCTAAAAGACTGATCAATAATAACAATTCGCAGATTATCATTTTGGATGTTGCCGGACAGATTCGCAGCAATATTGAGGTTAAAGAATTGATAAGAAGTATCGAGCAGGTAGCACCCAATCATATCACTTTGTACAACGAGAAAAAAATTGAAAAAGAATTTTTAAAATCTCAGAATCTAATGCTGATCAGCAGTAAATCGTGGAGAAGCCTTATTGATACCAAAAGTCTTTGGCTGTCTGATATTCCTTCAACATTGATTATCAGTAATCCTTAA
- the dnaG gene encoding DNA primase, with translation MISKQTIDKIFSTIRVEEIVGEYVQLKRAGSNFKGLSPFHDEKSPSFVVSPSKQIWKDFSTGKGGTAISFLMEIENFTYPEALRHAAKKYGIEIEEDQREFSEEAKNAQSERDILYKIHEIANEYFQNILWENEEGRSIGLSYFRERELKDEIIKKFQLGYSPEKKNSFTEFALEKGYSKEILEKSGLSIFPENSPAGIDRFRERVMFPIHSFSGRVLGFGARILKSNIKTAKYLNSPETEIYHKSNVLYGLNQSKQAISRKNICLLVEGYMDVISLHLSGIENVVASSGTSLTTEQIKLIKRLTENVTILFDGDNAGIKASFRSIDMLLTEGMNIRVLLFPEGDDPDSFARKHPQEYVEKFIENEAMDFIDFKAEILLKEAGNDPIKKAEAIRNIVKSVGFVQNALKREVYLKEVSNKFGLSEQSLFNELDIQKQITQNQTPRAQPKENIQPKLEIVTESVEQVDPIIFDLLKQENNLVNLMLNFGDVVLHRENEANEKYDITVIEEILHHFEEENYEFQVELNKIIIDSIKEGIQNEELRKGNFFVTFMDENITSKVVDAIMPLNDLENWASRNIFPPNYGDKINSQVEGDILIHKFRYIDYLIKETTKDLELNKDNDSKYYECIKKITLLKQASMQLSEILGYSPIKGIYVKR, from the coding sequence ATGATTTCCAAGCAGACGATCGATAAAATATTTTCCACAATCAGGGTAGAAGAGATTGTGGGCGAATATGTGCAGTTGAAGAGAGCGGGATCCAACTTTAAGGGTTTGAGTCCGTTTCATGATGAAAAATCGCCGAGTTTTGTAGTTTCTCCTAGCAAGCAGATCTGGAAAGATTTCTCGACTGGAAAAGGTGGAACTGCGATTTCATTTTTAATGGAAATCGAAAATTTCACCTACCCTGAAGCACTTCGCCATGCTGCCAAAAAATACGGAATTGAAATAGAAGAAGATCAACGTGAGTTTTCTGAAGAAGCCAAAAATGCGCAGTCTGAAAGAGATATTCTTTACAAAATTCATGAAATTGCCAACGAATATTTCCAAAATATTTTATGGGAAAATGAAGAAGGCAGATCGATTGGTTTGTCATACTTCCGAGAGCGTGAACTAAAAGATGAAATCATCAAAAAATTTCAGCTGGGATATTCTCCGGAAAAGAAAAATTCTTTTACAGAATTTGCTTTAGAAAAAGGATATTCCAAAGAAATATTAGAAAAATCAGGACTGTCAATTTTTCCTGAAAATTCTCCGGCAGGAATCGATCGTTTCCGTGAAAGAGTAATGTTCCCGATTCACAGTTTTTCGGGAAGAGTTTTGGGTTTTGGAGCGAGAATTCTGAAAAGTAATATCAAAACAGCCAAATATCTCAATTCTCCGGAAACAGAAATTTATCACAAATCAAATGTTTTATATGGTCTAAACCAAAGCAAACAGGCGATTTCAAGAAAAAATATCTGTCTTTTGGTAGAAGGGTATATGGACGTGATTTCGCTTCATCTTTCAGGGATTGAAAATGTAGTGGCGAGTTCCGGAACTTCGTTGACGACTGAGCAAATTAAGCTCATTAAAAGACTTACGGAAAATGTAACCATTCTTTTTGACGGTGATAATGCAGGAATCAAAGCGAGTTTCCGAAGTATTGATATGTTGCTGACGGAAGGCATGAACATTCGTGTTTTGCTTTTCCCGGAAGGTGATGATCCCGATTCTTTTGCCAGAAAACATCCACAGGAATATGTAGAAAAATTCATCGAAAATGAAGCGATGGATTTTATTGATTTTAAAGCTGAAATTCTTTTAAAAGAAGCCGGAAACGATCCGATAAAAAAAGCAGAAGCGATTAGAAATATCGTAAAATCTGTCGGTTTTGTACAAAATGCTCTGAAAAGAGAAGTTTATTTAAAGGAAGTTTCCAATAAATTCGGACTGTCTGAGCAGAGTTTGTTTAACGAACTGGATATTCAGAAGCAGATTACTCAAAATCAGACACCTCGAGCTCAACCAAAAGAAAATATTCAGCCAAAACTGGAAATCGTTACTGAGAGCGTAGAACAAGTAGATCCTATCATATTTGATTTGTTGAAACAAGAAAATAATCTGGTAAATCTGATGTTGAATTTTGGTGACGTAGTTCTGCACAGAGAAAATGAAGCCAACGAAAAGTATGACATCACAGTGATTGAAGAAATTCTTCATCATTTTGAGGAAGAAAATTATGAATTTCAGGTTGAATTGAATAAAATCATCATCGACAGCATCAAAGAAGGTATTCAAAATGAAGAATTAAGAAAGGGAAACTTCTTTGTCACTTTTATGGATGAAAATATCACCTCAAAAGTTGTCGATGCCATAATGCCTTTAAATGATCTTGAAAACTGGGCTTCCAGAAATATTTTTCCGCCCAATTATGGTGATAAAATCAACAGCCAGGTAGAAGGAGATATTCTCATTCATAAATTCAGATACATCGATTATTTGATTAAAGAAACTACGAAAGATCTCGAACTCAATAAAGATAACGATTCCAAATATTATGAATGCATCAAAAAAATAACTTTATTAAAGCAAGCTTCAATGCAGTTGTCAGAGATTTTAGGATATTCTCCGATAAAAGGGATTTATGTGAAAAGGTAG